CGATTTCGACGGGGCGTGTGGACTCCGCGGCTGCACCCGTGTGCCGTCTGTCGTTCGTCTCGGCAAGGGCTGCCGCGTTCGCCGTGGACGACTCGCCCCAGACCTGGCGACCGCCGAGCCGGTCGATGTCGAGCAGCACCTCCGACGCCGACTGGTAGCGTTCGGCAGGGTCGGCGGCGAGCAGCTTGGCGATAATCTCGTCGACAGCCTGTGGCAACTGGGGATTGGCGGCCGCCGGCATGCGGAACAGCCCGACAGGCAACCGCCCGGTGAGCATCTCGTAGAACACGACGCCGAGCGAGTAGAGGTCGGAGCGCGCGTCGTCGCCTGTGCCGGCGAGCCGCTCGGGCGCGACGTAGTACATCGTGCCGAAGCGGTCCTTCGTCACCGTGTAATCGGCGCGTTCCTTGAGGCGCGCGATGCCGAAGTCGGCGATCTTGACTTGGCCGTCCTGGCTCAAGAGCACGTTCTCGGGCTTGAGATCGCGGTGCAGCGTGTGGCGATGCGCGTAGCGCAGACCCGAGCAGATCTGGCGAATGATGTAGACCGTGTCCGTGAGGTGCTCGGGACGATCGACAGCGTGGGCGTGCGCGCGGATCCACTCGCGCAGCGAGATGCCATCGACGAACTCCATCGTGATGTACTTGACGCCGCCGGCCTCGCCGACGTCGTTGATGCGGATGATGCTGTCGTGATTGAGGCGTCGGGCGATGCGCGCCTCCTCGAAGAAACGCCGGGCGAGCGTCTCGCTCGCCAGCAGCGCCGGGCTCATCATCTTGACCGCCACCGGCTCGCCGAGCAGCAGGTCGTCGGCGCGAAACACGACACCCATGCCCCCTTGGCCAAGTCGAGCGCACAGCACGTAGCGGTCGGACACCGTGTCACCCAGGTCGAACGGCTGAGCGGCCGGACGCCCCTCGACGAACGTCGTCGCGTCGTTGAGCGGATCGCGCGCCTCGCGCGCTGCGCTGCCGGGTGCTCTGGGGTTCACGTATCGCCGTCTCCGAACTGCTGCGTGAAAGGCTCGAAGGCTACAGTTGTCCGGCCAAGCGTGATGTGATCACTGTGCTGGAGCAAAGCCGTCTCATCGGCGTGGAGGCGTCGTTCGTTGAGCCAGGTGCCCTCGTCGCTCCCGAGATCCTCGATGAAGAAGAGCCCGCCCTTGGCGATGAGACGGGCATGCACAGGCGCAACGCCGGGCTGCGCGATCAGCACGGCGGCATCCGGGGAGGCGCCAACCGTGACGTGCCGCCGGACGATCACGTATTGCTCGCGGGCCGCCGCGTCGTCGGAGCGCGAGAGCACGACGCCGAGCACCTGCTCGGCACCGGGCACACGGAGCTCGGTCAGTTCGATCTCGGGCGGCCGGCCCGAGCCGCGGTTGGTGCTGAACGCCGGCCAGCGCAGATGATCCTGGCCACGAACAATGCGCGCGCTGAGGTCGAACAAGCCCGCGACGTCGAGCGGCTCGCCTTCGTCGAGCGGCCCACTCGACTCGATAACAACACGCCCGTCGCGCCGGCCTAGCCGGGCCACCCGTACGGCATCGGCCGACACTTCGACTCGGAACGCATACCGGTGGATGCGGCGCGAGAGCTCGCGCGTCGCCGTGGTTTCCGGCATGAGCCGGAGCACGACGTTGTTGTGGTCGCGCGTATTCGGATCGACCAGGGCCGAGCGCCCGAGAGCCAACGAGTCCTTTGCGAACAGGGCCACGGTACGCACGTCGTCGGTGTCGAGCCAGCGAAAGGCCGCACTCTCGACAAACGATACTCCCCGCTCCCCCGGCGGAAGAACGACGTGCTTCAGCACAGGGCGCACCTCGCGCCGCTCGCACTCGACGAGGCGGATGGGCACCCAGGCGGCCCGACGACGCGGGTGCATGACGCCGCGCGGCCGGGGCCGCTTCTGCGTGAACACGTTCTCGAAATCCCCTACGACGTCGCTGTTCTCCACGATGAACTGGAGCGTGGTCTCCTCGGTGCGCGCCGGGTTGATGGTCACAGTGAACTCGCCTGTGGAGACAGTGAAGACCTGCGCAGCATCGAGCCCCTTAACGCGCACGCGGCACACGGCCTCGCCGTGCCGCATCGGCACAACTGAGAACCGCACGGGTACGTGACGGCCGGCTGCCACGTCGCGCACGAGGCTGCGCAGCGGCGCACCGGCCACAGGCGTCTCTATTTCGACCATCGCCATACTCATCGCGGCGGTTCCCCTGTTCGTCAACCGGAGCTCGAGCACGCCGGCGGCGCCCTGCTGGAGCACGCGCGCGGCGTCGATCTCGATCCGGAACGGTCCGCTCGCCGTGTTTTCGTCGAGAACGAGCGATTGATCCGGCAACGGTGACATCACCGGGGCGCCGCAGTGCTCGCAGTAACGCGCACCCGCAGCATCACGCCCGCACGCCGGGCACTCGGTAACAAGTCTGTGGCCACGCGCTTCCATTACTGCCCATGCTCCTGTTCGAGCTGTTCGGGCGGGGTGGAGGCGTTCGGTGTGCCCGCGACGCTCTCGCCGCTGAGGCCACTGGAGATCGCCGGCGCAATCGCCGCGTCGGCGCGATACCGTTCGGCGAGGGCAAGCGCCGCTTCGGGCGAGTTGGCCGCGACGAGCGCGAGCAGCTGTTCGGGTGACATCTTCGCCTGCTCCTGAAACCGCCGCAGTTCCACGAGGCGGTCCGCGCGCTCATCGTCAAGGATGGCGATGAGCGCCTCGGTCGTTGCACGTTGATACGCGTCGATGCGGCGCGCGTCGACCTCGACACGCCTGAGGCGGTCGCGGTGGCGGGCCTCGCGGATCTTCTCGAGCAGCTCGAGGCCTCGCTCGCGTTTGGCCCAGCGCAGCTCATCGAGCGCCTTGTGCTTGTCGAGTTCGGACGCGAACGTGATCGCGCCTCGCTCGATCTCGCGCTTCGCCTGTTCGAGGGCGACGCGCTCGCGATAGGCGCGCTTGAAGTCTTCGATCTCCTGTTCGCGCAGGAGGAGTTTGAGGCCGGCCTCGTGCTCCGCGTCGCGCACGAAGCGCTCGAACTCCTGCTCCGAGGAGAACCGTTCAATGCGATCGGCGCGCAGTTCGTCATGCACACGGCGGTAGACCTCGAGCGCACGCGTAAGCTGGAAGGCCTCGCCACGTTCTGCGCGCAGCCGCTCGTAGGCGTCACCGTAGAAGTCGATGCAGCGCAGCTCAACGAGGTCAAGACCGCTGCGTGCGCAGAGGCCGTCGAGTTGGACGCGCAGTTCGTCGTCGACCGCTTCGCGCAGGCCGGGCTTGGAGCAGAGCGCATCGAGCGTCTCGCCGCGGACAATATCGGCGACGACCGGCTGCCCGGCCTCGCACCAGAGCACGCGAACATCGTCGAGGAGCACGCGCCATCGTGCGCCGACCAGTTCGCGCCGGAATGCATCCGGCTCGACGAGGCGCACGGTGACGAACGCCTTCACGGACACGAGCTGCTCGTCGGCCGTCCAGGCGTCTCGCAGGTCGAGCTCGACGGGCACCTCATCGGCCGAGACAAGCACAACGTTTGTCGGGTCTTTCCGGCCAAGCGACGCTATCCGCTGCGGCAGACTCTCAATCGTGTGCCGTCCCGGGTCGAGCGCGCCGATGTACCGGTCGCCGCGGTAGACGAGCGCACGCGTGCCCGGCTCGACCACAAGCGACTTGCTCAGGACACCGGCCAGGTCGTCCACCTCGAGCACGACGGCGAACTCCTGCGGCTCGCGCGCCCAGCGGTTGTCGATAACAGTCGCCTTGCGGTGCCTTGTGAGCTCGGCGCCGCAGTGGCCGCAGAACTTCGCGCCGGTCGATGTATCGTGGCCGCACCGGCCACAGCGCACCGCGCGCCCGGGCGCCGGCATGCCGCACTCCGGGCAGAAGGCGCCCGACTTGCGGACGCGCCCGCCGCAGTGCGGACACTCTGTGCTCAGGAAACCCATCGGTCAGCGTCTCGATATGACCATGCCAAGATCATCGAATTGGTCGATCTCGTAGTCGTGCGTCGCGGCGAGTCGCTTGAGACAGCGTTGGGCGATCTCGCGATGGAACCCACCATTCTCGACGAGCACGTCGAGGCACACGCTCGCGTTCCCACCGACGGCGC
This region of Verrucomicrobiota bacterium genomic DNA includes:
- a CDS encoding SUMF1/EgtB/PvdO family nonheme iron enzyme, coding for MNPRAPGSAAREARDPLNDATTFVEGRPAAQPFDLGDTVSDRYVLCARLGQGGMGVVFRADDLLLGEPVAVKMMSPALLASETLARRFFEEARIARRLNHDSIIRINDVGEAGGVKYITMEFVDGISLREWIRAHAHAVDRPEHLTDTVYIIRQICSGLRYAHRHTLHRDLKPENVLLSQDGQVKIADFGIARLKERADYTVTKDRFGTMYYVAPERLAGTGDDARSDLYSLGVVFYEMLTGRLPVGLFRMPAAANPQLPQAVDEIIAKLLAADPAERYQSASEVLLDIDRLGGRQVWGESSTANAAALAETNDRRHTGAAAESTRPVEIGTPLPVPPTRRPPPAGMVLVPGGTFKMGGETGDEDERPVHTVKVKPFYLDQAPVTNAQFFEFLQARPEWRRALADRARTDRDYLALWSYNTYPPELRDHPVVFVSWYAARAYAEWRGCRLPTEAEWEFAARGGLEQREFPWGDLPDADRAHFHSSLGTVPVKSFPPNRYELFEMAGNVWEWCEDWYDEAFYKSLAPGVEDPVCTDSAGGLKAIRGGAWCYYAYVMRCAFRSGFPPHASDINGGMRCARDLE
- a CDS encoding FHA domain-containing protein → MEARGHRLVTECPACGRDAAGARYCEHCGAPVMSPLPDQSLVLDENTASGPFRIEIDAARVLQQGAAGVLELRLTNRGTAAMSMAMVEIETPVAGAPLRSLVRDVAAGRHVPVRFSVVPMRHGEAVCRVRVKGLDAAQVFTVSTGEFTVTINPARTEETTLQFIVENSDVVGDFENVFTQKRPRPRGVMHPRRRAAWVPIRLVECERREVRPVLKHVVLPPGERGVSFVESAAFRWLDTDDVRTVALFAKDSLALGRSALVDPNTRDHNNVVLRLMPETTATRELSRRIHRYAFRVEVSADAVRVARLGRRDGRVVIESSGPLDEGEPLDVAGLFDLSARIVRGQDHLRWPAFSTNRGSGRPPEIELTELRVPGAEQVLGVVLSRSDDAAAREQYVIVRRHVTVGASPDAAVLIAQPGVAPVHARLIAKGGLFFIEDLGSDEGTWLNERRLHADETALLQHSDHITLGRTTVAFEPFTQQFGDGDT
- a CDS encoding zinc ribbon domain-containing protein — protein: MGFLSTECPHCGGRVRKSGAFCPECGMPAPGRAVRCGRCGHDTSTGAKFCGHCGAELTRHRKATVIDNRWAREPQEFAVVLEVDDLAGVLSKSLVVEPGTRALVYRGDRYIGALDPGRHTIESLPQRIASLGRKDPTNVVLVSADEVPVELDLRDAWTADEQLVSVKAFVTVRLVEPDAFRRELVGARWRVLLDDVRVLWCEAGQPVVADIVRGETLDALCSKPGLREAVDDELRVQLDGLCARSGLDLVELRCIDFYGDAYERLRAERGEAFQLTRALEVYRRVHDELRADRIERFSSEQEFERFVRDAEHEAGLKLLLREQEIEDFKRAYRERVALEQAKREIERGAITFASELDKHKALDELRWAKRERGLELLEKIREARHRDRLRRVEVDARRIDAYQRATTEALIAILDDERADRLVELRRFQEQAKMSPEQLLALVAANSPEAALALAERYRADAAIAPAISSGLSGESVAGTPNASTPPEQLEQEHGQ